In Hasllibacter sp. MH4015, the following proteins share a genomic window:
- a CDS encoding chloride channel protein — MAETPRGYLKAQAHRAHMGARGIWSLLLEKGPSQFQFWLIALFIGIAAGFTALLFRKGISWLQETLYGVEDVRMLHSFAESLPWWVILIIPVGGGLVVGAILHHFTPDARVRSVADVIEGAALNEGRVEEREGLASAAASLITLGSGGSSGREGPVVHLAAVISTRISNWIKADGITGRDLLGCAVAAAVSASFNAPIAGAIFALEVVLRHFAVHAFAPIVIASAAGTVINRLEFGGVTEFMLGDEGMLRFYVELPAFLILGILSGLIAVLFMRGTFWAEDVGTAIQKRINLPRWLRPAVAGLMLGGIAIWFPHIIGVGYETTSAALTGEMLLWEAVVLAILKAIAAAITIAGRMGGGVFSPSLMIGAILGLAFGLVATGIFPDVSGSETLYALAGMGAVAAAVLGAPISTTLIVFELTGDWQTGLAVMVAVSMSTAVSSKLVDRSFFLTQLERRNIHLAAGPQAYLLSMFRVGKVMRPMSHENSAPEEVMLTLIEQGIFTDTQATLESALPIFERTGLDYVPVVQLSPRGGPPALEGALFHVDALKAYNRALAATAAEEHS; from the coding sequence GTGGCCGAGACCCCCCGTGGATACCTCAAAGCCCAGGCGCATCGCGCCCATATGGGCGCGCGCGGGATCTGGTCTCTCCTCCTCGAAAAAGGGCCGAGCCAGTTTCAATTCTGGCTCATTGCGCTTTTCATCGGGATCGCCGCCGGGTTCACGGCCCTGCTGTTCCGCAAGGGGATCTCCTGGCTGCAGGAAACGCTCTATGGGGTGGAGGATGTGCGGATGCTGCATTCCTTCGCCGAAAGCCTGCCGTGGTGGGTGATCCTGATCATTCCCGTGGGCGGGGGCCTTGTCGTGGGCGCGATCTTGCATCACTTCACGCCCGATGCGCGGGTGCGGTCCGTGGCCGATGTGATCGAGGGCGCGGCGCTCAACGAAGGCCGGGTGGAGGAGCGGGAGGGCTTGGCCTCCGCCGCCGCATCGCTGATCACCCTCGGTTCGGGTGGATCTTCGGGCCGGGAGGGGCCGGTCGTCCACCTAGCCGCCGTGATTTCCACCCGCATCTCCAACTGGATCAAGGCGGACGGGATCACCGGGCGCGACCTTCTGGGCTGTGCCGTGGCCGCTGCCGTCAGCGCCTCGTTCAATGCCCCCATCGCCGGGGCGATCTTCGCGCTGGAGGTCGTGCTGCGCCACTTCGCGGTCCATGCCTTCGCGCCCATCGTGATCGCGTCGGCGGCGGGGACCGTCATCAACCGACTGGAATTCGGCGGCGTGACGGAGTTCATGTTGGGTGATGAAGGGATGCTGCGCTTCTATGTCGAACTGCCCGCCTTCCTGATCCTTGGCATCCTCAGCGGGTTGATCGCGGTCCTGTTCATGCGTGGCACGTTCTGGGCCGAGGATGTGGGCACCGCGATCCAGAAACGGATCAACCTGCCGCGCTGGCTGCGCCCTGCGGTGGCCGGGCTGATGCTCGGCGGCATCGCGATCTGGTTCCCCCATATCATCGGGGTCGGGTATGAGACGACGTCAGCCGCCCTGACGGGGGAAATGCTGCTGTGGGAGGCAGTGGTTCTTGCCATCCTCAAGGCCATCGCGGCGGCGATCACGATTGCGGGGCGGATGGGCGGCGGTGTCTTCTCCCCGTCGCTGATGATCGGCGCGATTTTAGGCCTGGCCTTCGGGCTGGTGGCGACGGGCATATTCCCCGATGTCTCGGGATCTGAGACGCTTTACGCGCTGGCGGGTATGGGCGCCGTCGCAGCGGCGGTTCTGGGCGCCCCGATTTCCACCACGCTGATCGTGTTCGAATTGACCGGGGATTGGCAGACCGGGTTGGCGGTGATGGTTGCGGTGTCGATGTCCACCGCCGTGTCCTCCAAACTGGTGGACCGCTCGTTCTTCCTGACCCAGCTGGAGCGGCGCAACATCCACCTTGCCGCCGGGCCGCAGGCATACCTGTTGTCGATGTTCCGGGTCGGCAAGGTCATGCGCCCCATGAGCCACGAGAATTCCGCCCCCGAAGAGGTCATGCTGACGCTGATCGAGCAGGGGATTTTCACCGATACCCAAGCCACGCTGGAAAGCGCCCTGCCGATCTTCGAGCGCACGGGCCTCGACTACGTGCCGGTGGTGCAGCTTTCGCCCCGTGGCGGACCACCGGCGCTGGAAGGGGCGCTGTTCCACGTCGACGCGCTCAAGGCCTATAACCGGGCACTTGCGGCGACGGCGGCGGAAGAACATTCCTGA